A single genomic interval of Mycobacterium sp. DL592 harbors:
- a CDS encoding metalloregulator ArsR/SmtB family transcription factor, translating to MRHTGVVKIPSDVSPVPAAGPAAHDGQTRRAIVHLLLESGSITAAEIGRRLGISAAGVRRHLDALIEGGDAEAQAAAAWQQVGRGRPAKRYRLTPAGRAKLEHTYDDLASAAMRQLREIGGEEAVQTFARRRIDSILAGVTGGPDDVESTAERVAGALSKAGYVTTTTKVRGPIQGIQICQHHCPVSHVAEEFPELCEAEQQAMSEILGTHVQRLATIANGDCACTTHVPLNPAQP from the coding sequence TTGCGTCACACTGGTGTTGTGAAAATCCCGTCCGACGTCTCCCCGGTGCCCGCTGCGGGTCCGGCGGCGCACGACGGTCAGACGCGGCGCGCCATCGTGCACCTGCTGCTGGAGTCGGGATCGATCACCGCCGCTGAGATCGGGCGCCGGTTGGGCATCTCCGCGGCCGGGGTGCGCCGGCACCTCGACGCGCTCATCGAAGGCGGGGACGCCGAGGCGCAGGCCGCGGCGGCCTGGCAGCAGGTCGGCCGGGGCAGGCCCGCCAAGCGCTACCGGTTGACCCCCGCCGGGCGCGCCAAACTCGAGCACACCTACGACGACCTGGCGTCGGCGGCGATGCGGCAGCTTCGGGAGATCGGTGGCGAGGAGGCGGTGCAGACGTTCGCGCGCCGACGCATCGACAGCATCCTGGCCGGAGTCACCGGCGGCCCCGACGATGTCGAGTCGACGGCCGAACGGGTGGCCGGTGCGCTGAGCAAGGCCGGCTACGTCACCACCACGACCAAGGTGCGCGGACCCATCCAGGGCATCCAGATCTGTCAGCATCACTGCCCGGTATCCCATGTGGCAGAAGAGTTTCCGGAACTGTGCGAGGCCGAGCAGCAGGCCATGTCGGAGATCCTCGGCACCCATGTCCAGCGGTTGGCGACGATCGCCAATGGTGACTGTGCCTGCACCACCCATGTGCCCCTGAACCCGGCACAACCCTAG